One segment of Dehalococcoidia bacterium DNA contains the following:
- the rplI gene encoding 50S ribosomal protein L9, translating to MKVVFLEDVQGTAKIGDIKDVKPGFARNYLLPRRLAAPATPSLIKSAEARAVRESRLQEARDNDARGVADKLDGTAFEFRAKAGASGKLFGSVGTADIASRVAEVIGAEFERQNVLLQEPIKELGDYPVVVKFTRNVTATVGVSVVGEDGTTAADIRARQRPESARAAAPDDMTIEDDATADEEEAAATNEAADDAAAEDAVEGVEDE from the coding sequence GTGAAGGTCGTATTCCTCGAAGACGTGCAGGGCACCGCGAAGATCGGCGACATCAAGGACGTGAAGCCCGGGTTCGCCCGCAACTACCTCCTGCCGCGCCGTCTCGCCGCCCCCGCGACACCGTCGCTGATCAAGTCCGCCGAAGCACGCGCCGTGCGCGAATCGCGCCTGCAGGAAGCGCGCGACAACGATGCCCGCGGCGTCGCCGACAAGCTCGACGGCACGGCCTTCGAGTTCCGCGCCAAGGCCGGCGCCAGCGGCAAGCTCTTCGGTTCCGTCGGCACGGCGGATATCGCCTCCCGCGTCGCCGAAGTGATCGGCGCCGAGTTCGAGCGCCAGAACGTGCTGCTCCAGGAGCCGATCAAGGAACTCGGCGACTACCCGGTCGTCGTGAAGTTCACCAGGAACGTCACCGCGACCGTGGGCGTCAGCGTCGTCGGCGAAGACGGGACGACGGCCGCGGACATCCGCGCCCGGCAGCGGCCTGAGAGCGCTCGCGCCGCCGCGCCGGACGACATGACCATCGAGGACGACGCGACGGCTGACGAAGAAGAAGCGGCGGCCACGAATGAGGCCGCGGACGATGCGGCCGCCGAGGATGCGGTCGAAGGCGTCGAGGACGAGTAG
- a CDS encoding bifunctional phosphoglucose/phosphomannose isomerase produces MPESSLDGPELYARIDPEGLRDRIAGLPAQIDEAWTAASALELPTDYRSAERIVVLGMGGSGIGGSLLRALALDIGAKTPVTVVRGYRLPAWVDSRTLVLASSNSGNTEEIVASFEQAIAAGAKCIVLASGGRMLEIAASSDVPALNVRWDGEPRAALGWSYVSLLAICRRLGLLPDQTDDLRVALVELRAYAGQLGIDVPEASNAAKQLARRWYGKLIAIVGAEALAPVAYRWRTQINENAKSWAIADELPEMNHNAALGFGAPAALVPMLHVVLLRHAAMHPRIRLRVDATLDELRMNAVAAEVIDVPGASVLAQQLCAVHLGDWASYYLGVLNGVNPSSMDALERLKDLLASKR; encoded by the coding sequence ATGCCTGAATCCTCGCTCGACGGCCCCGAACTCTACGCGCGCATCGACCCCGAAGGACTACGCGATCGCATCGCGGGCCTGCCCGCACAGATCGATGAGGCGTGGACCGCCGCCAGCGCGCTCGAACTGCCCACGGACTACCGGAGCGCCGAACGCATCGTCGTGCTCGGGATGGGCGGCTCCGGTATCGGCGGCTCGCTGCTCCGTGCGCTCGCGCTCGACATCGGCGCGAAGACGCCGGTTACGGTCGTGCGCGGCTATCGGCTGCCGGCCTGGGTCGATAGCCGCACGCTCGTGCTCGCATCCTCCAACAGCGGCAACACCGAGGAGATCGTCGCCAGCTTCGAACAGGCGATCGCCGCCGGCGCGAAGTGCATCGTGCTCGCCTCAGGCGGCCGCATGCTCGAGATCGCCGCATCGAGCGACGTGCCCGCGCTCAACGTGCGGTGGGACGGCGAGCCGCGGGCGGCGCTCGGGTGGAGCTACGTCTCGTTGCTCGCGATCTGTCGCCGGCTCGGCCTGCTGCCCGATCAGACGGACGACCTGCGCGTCGCGCTCGTCGAGCTGCGCGCGTATGCCGGCCAGCTCGGCATCGACGTGCCGGAGGCCTCCAACGCCGCCAAGCAGCTCGCCCGGCGCTGGTACGGCAAACTCATCGCGATCGTCGGCGCCGAGGCGCTGGCGCCCGTCGCATACCGGTGGCGCACGCAGATCAACGAGAACGCCAAGAGCTGGGCGATCGCCGACGAGTTGCCGGAGATGAACCACAACGCCGCCCTCGGCTTCGGCGCGCCGGCTGCCCTGGTACCGATGCTCCACGTCGTGTTGTTGCGCCATGCGGCGATGCACCCGCGCATTCGCCTGCGCGTCGACGCAACGCTCGACGAGTTGCGCATGAATGCCGTCGCTGCCGAGGTGATCGATGTGCCGGGCGCCAGTGTGCTCGCACAGCAGTTGTGCGCGGTGCACCTCGGCGACTGGGCGAGCTACTACCTGGGCGTGTTGAACGGCGTCAATCCTTCGAGCATGGATGCGCTGGAGCGGCTGAAGGACCTGCTGGCGTCGAAGCGGTAG
- the fusA gene encoding elongation factor G, translating into MKEYKTEQIRNVVLLGHGGTGKTSLSEAALFASGGTTRLGRVDDGTTTSDFEPDEVKRKISISLALIPCEWSGHKINIIDTPGYSDFVGEVQSGIAAADVGVIVVDAVSGVQVGTEQAWRHADRAGLPRLIFINRMDRENANFQQALEQLQARWGKKIAPLELPIGSQDSFSGVVNLIERKAYVGDKGTPGDVPADMADAVAAAREQLIEAVAEVDDDVLNKYLEGEEISEEELTACLRKGITGNITYPVLVGSSTKNIGVSKFLDALVADCPSPADMPGRPATAAAGEDQLSADPSAPLAALVFKTSADPFVGRLTYFRVVSGTFKADSHVWNANHKADERIGQLIILKGKTQDHAPALAAGDIGAVAKLAQTVTSDTLCTKERAVTLSAIAFPKPPFNIAVTPKGKGDVDKLGPSLHRIAEEDPTLDVHRDEATGETIISGMGETHVEVAAEKMKRKFGVEVDLHAPRVPYRETVTSRVDSEYIHKKQTGGHGQYARVSITVEPNRGAGFEFVDKVVGGSVPRNYIPAVEKGVHEAMQEGALAHFPMVDVRVTLFDGKEHPVDSSEMAFKIAGSQALKQGALKASPVLLEPVVALTIHVPESHTGDVMSDLNSKRAKVHGMTPEDNGTTVIDAEAPLAEVLRYATDLRSITQGRGSFEMAFHHYEEVPSHIAQKVIAEAQGAQGAQAAKVH; encoded by the coding sequence ATGAAAGAGTACAAGACTGAGCAGATCCGCAACGTCGTCCTCCTTGGCCATGGTGGCACCGGCAAGACATCGCTGTCAGAAGCGGCGCTGTTCGCCAGCGGCGGCACCACGCGTCTGGGCAGAGTGGATGATGGCACGACGACATCCGACTTCGAGCCGGACGAAGTCAAGCGGAAGATATCAATCAGTCTGGCTCTTATCCCGTGCGAGTGGTCCGGCCACAAGATCAACATCATCGACACGCCGGGATATTCGGACTTCGTGGGCGAGGTGCAGAGCGGCATCGCGGCCGCCGATGTCGGCGTGATCGTGGTCGATGCCGTATCCGGCGTGCAGGTGGGCACGGAGCAAGCATGGCGTCACGCGGACCGGGCGGGGCTGCCGCGGCTGATTTTCATCAACCGCATGGACCGCGAGAACGCGAACTTCCAGCAGGCGCTAGAACAACTCCAGGCCCGCTGGGGCAAGAAGATCGCACCGCTGGAGCTGCCGATCGGGTCGCAGGACTCGTTCTCCGGCGTCGTGAACCTGATCGAGCGGAAGGCGTACGTCGGCGACAAGGGCACGCCAGGCGACGTGCCCGCCGACATGGCGGACGCCGTCGCGGCGGCGCGCGAGCAACTGATCGAGGCCGTCGCGGAGGTCGATGACGACGTGCTCAACAAGTACCTGGAAGGCGAAGAGATCAGCGAGGAAGAGCTGACCGCCTGTTTGCGCAAGGGCATCACGGGCAATATCACCTACCCTGTGCTCGTCGGTTCATCGACCAAAAACATCGGCGTATCGAAGTTCCTCGATGCGTTGGTCGCGGACTGTCCGTCGCCGGCAGACATGCCCGGGCGGCCGGCAACCGCCGCCGCCGGCGAGGATCAACTCTCGGCCGATCCATCGGCGCCGCTTGCCGCGCTGGTGTTCAAGACGTCGGCGGACCCGTTCGTCGGGCGGCTGACGTACTTTCGCGTCGTGTCCGGCACCTTCAAGGCCGACTCCCACGTCTGGAACGCAAACCACAAGGCCGATGAGCGCATCGGCCAGTTGATCATCCTCAAGGGCAAGACGCAGGACCACGCGCCGGCGTTGGCGGCCGGGGACATCGGCGCGGTCGCAAAGCTCGCGCAGACCGTGACGAGCGACACGCTGTGCACGAAGGAACGCGCGGTGACGCTGTCGGCGATCGCATTTCCGAAGCCGCCGTTCAACATCGCCGTCACGCCGAAGGGCAAAGGCGACGTCGACAAGCTGGGGCCGTCGCTGCATCGCATCGCCGAAGAGGATCCGACGCTCGACGTACACCGCGACGAGGCGACGGGGGAAACGATCATCTCCGGCATGGGTGAGACGCACGTCGAGGTCGCAGCGGAGAAGATGAAGCGCAAGTTCGGCGTCGAAGTCGACCTGCACGCACCGCGCGTGCCGTATCGCGAGACGGTGACATCGAGGGTGGACTCAGAGTACATCCACAAGAAGCAGACGGGCGGCCACGGCCAGTACGCGCGCGTTTCGATCACCGTCGAGCCGAACCGCGGCGCGGGCTTCGAGTTCGTCGACAAGGTCGTGGGCGGCTCAGTGCCGCGCAACTACATTCCCGCCGTCGAGAAGGGCGTACACGAAGCGATGCAGGAAGGCGCACTCGCCCACTTCCCGATGGTCGACGTGCGCGTGACGCTGTTCGACGGCAAAGAGCATCCGGTGGACTCGTCCGAGATGGCGTTCAAGATCGCGGGATCGCAGGCGCTCAAGCAGGGCGCGCTCAAGGCGTCGCCGGTGCTGCTGGAGCCCGTCGTGGCGCTGACGATCCACGTGCCCGAGTCGCACACGGGCGACGTGATGAGCGATCTCAACTCGAAGCGCGCAAAGGTCCACGGCATGACGCCCGAAGACAACGGCACGACCGTCATCGACGCCGAGGCGCCGCTCGCAGAGGTGCTGCGGTACGCGACGGACCTGCGCTCGATCACGCAGGGGCGGGGCAGCTTCGAGATGGCGTTTCATCACTACGAGGAAGTGCCGTCGCACATTGCGCAGAAGGTGATCGCGGAAGCGCAGGGAGCGCAGGGAGCGCAGGCGGCGAAGGTGCATTAG
- the dnaB gene encoding replicative DNA helicase yields MVTADKLPPFDVEAEEAVIASILVDEEAIGRVEGIVHVEDFYRDQNRWAYEACLALWERSESINQVTLAHELSRRDKLDEAGGLPFLARIIGELGTPVGVEHYAGIVKRDATYRTMITVGSQIVQMAYQGGPDLDGAISRAENLTMQLRQAQRMSDLVPLRELLDAFWETPGIDSPFAGTIGSVRSGFMDLDTLLGGFHRSDLMVVAARPSVGKSALLLNFARNAAVAQNARVAIFTIEMSGEQLAQRLLAAESNIDASRLRLGQMNDVDERRAMQATGELSALDIYIDDSSVVTVPQLHTKLRRLKQQLGDLDLVVIDYLQLMHGGSRNRDNRVQEVSEISRGLKMLARELDVPILAAAQLSRAPEMRQPHIPMLSDLRESGSIEQDADIVMFIYREDVYVTREDWEMRNFDQPYPEGITKLIVAKHRNGPTGVVHLRFRSHLSRFEDLMVVEEESA; encoded by the coding sequence GTGGTTACCGCAGATAAACTTCCACCCTTCGATGTCGAAGCGGAGGAGGCGGTGATCGCCTCGATCCTCGTCGATGAGGAGGCGATCGGCCGCGTCGAGGGGATCGTCCACGTCGAGGACTTCTATCGCGACCAGAACCGCTGGGCCTACGAAGCGTGCCTCGCGCTCTGGGAGCGCAGCGAGTCGATCAACCAGGTGACGCTGGCGCACGAGTTGTCGCGGCGCGACAAGCTCGATGAGGCGGGCGGCCTGCCCTTCCTCGCGCGCATCATCGGCGAGCTTGGTACGCCCGTCGGCGTCGAGCACTACGCCGGCATCGTCAAGCGCGACGCAACGTACCGTACGATGATCACCGTCGGCTCGCAGATCGTCCAGATGGCGTACCAGGGCGGCCCCGACCTCGATGGCGCGATCTCCCGCGCCGAAAACCTGACGATGCAACTGCGCCAGGCGCAGCGCATGAGTGACCTCGTGCCGCTGCGGGAGTTGCTCGATGCGTTCTGGGAGACGCCGGGCATCGATTCGCCGTTCGCCGGCACGATCGGCTCTGTGCGTTCGGGCTTCATGGACCTCGACACGCTGCTCGGCGGCTTCCACCGCTCTGACCTGATGGTCGTCGCCGCCCGCCCCAGCGTCGGGAAGTCGGCGCTGCTGCTCAACTTCGCGCGCAACGCCGCCGTCGCACAAAACGCGCGCGTCGCCATCTTCACCATCGAGATGTCGGGCGAGCAGCTCGCGCAGCGGCTTCTCGCCGCAGAGTCGAATATCGACGCGTCCCGCCTCCGCCTCGGGCAGATGAATGACGTCGACGAGCGGCGCGCCATGCAGGCCACCGGCGAACTCTCCGCCCTCGACATCTACATCGACGATTCGTCGGTCGTCACGGTGCCACAGTTGCATACGAAGCTGCGCCGCCTTAAACAACAGCTCGGCGACCTCGACCTCGTAGTCATCGACTACCTGCAGCTCATGCACGGCGGCAGCCGCAACCGCGATAACCGCGTGCAGGAAGTGAGCGAGATCTCGCGCGGCCTCAAGATGCTCGCGCGTGAGCTCGACGTGCCGATCCTCGCCGCCGCGCAGCTTTCGCGCGCGCCTGAGATGCGGCAGCCGCACATCCCCATGCTGAGTGACCTGCGCGAGTCGGGAAGCATCGAGCAGGACGCCGATATCGTCATGTTTATTTACCGCGAGGACGTGTACGTCACGCGCGAAGACTGGGAGATGCGCAACTTCGACCAGCCGTATCCGGAAGGCATCACCAAGCTGATCGTCGCGAAGCACCGCAACGGCCCGACCGGCGTCGTACACCTGCGGTTCCGTAGCCATCTCTCGCGCTTCGAAGACTTGATGGTGGTCGAAGAGGAGTCGGCGTGA
- a CDS encoding four helix bundle protein translates to MGSASELEYHLILARDLRLLSQRTLRALAHGVTEVKRMLSGLITKLQQPANGRRPAEPQELKADG, encoded by the coding sequence ATGGGATCCGCCAGCGAGCTGGAATACCATCTCATTCTCGCGCGTGATCTCCGTCTCCTGTCCCAACGAACGCTACGAGCGCTCGCCCATGGCGTCACCGAAGTCAAACGCATGCTCAGCGGACTCATCACGAAGCTACAACAGCCCGCGAATGGCCGGCGACCCGCCGAACCCCAAGAACTGAAAGCTGACGGCTGA
- a CDS encoding HD domain-containing phosphohydrolase, protein MGDGHLTPVFNPNAEAHAMQSLNAVMVIFQTAQRPIGPEGLVELEHSLARLVDCLFPIAGNDADFAGFAPLPGGHYVHPTKTAEAAVLLGRATGMPRSRLITVATAAALMNVGFMMLKQSVLEEPRNLMDGQWEQQMHTHPAHSIAALAASGLSHEATLAIGQHHERWDGSGYPHAVSGNDICVEARIVAIADDFITLRSQRPQEHPMTAQQALQAIRDGAGQLYEPGLVDAFVDVINTYGEKEPRASNSGSASEAATAESAAAAQRGQQAQQSDADASRAKREAAEPDGDETVARSHAGAFTRPSARPAPPAYGIADGPQRTLAPTETPRTSAGRRTRAIARTKLTRRSLFSTDVYLRGATGRWLD, encoded by the coding sequence GTGGGCGACGGGCACCTGACGCCGGTCTTCAATCCCAATGCAGAGGCGCACGCCATGCAGTCGCTGAACGCCGTCATGGTGATTTTCCAGACGGCGCAGCGTCCGATCGGCCCCGAAGGTCTGGTCGAACTCGAGCATAGCCTGGCGCGCCTCGTCGACTGCCTGTTTCCGATCGCCGGCAACGATGCTGACTTCGCCGGCTTCGCGCCGCTGCCCGGCGGCCACTACGTCCACCCGACCAAGACGGCCGAAGCCGCCGTTTTGCTCGGGCGCGCCACAGGCATGCCCCGTTCGCGGCTGATCACCGTTGCCACCGCCGCCGCGCTGATGAACGTCGGGTTCATGATGCTCAAGCAGTCGGTGCTCGAAGAGCCGCGCAACCTCATGGACGGCCAATGGGAGCAGCAGATGCACACCCACCCGGCGCACAGCATCGCCGCGCTCGCCGCCAGCGGCCTCTCGCACGAGGCGACGCTCGCGATCGGCCAGCACCACGAACGGTGGGACGGCTCCGGCTATCCCCACGCGGTCAGTGGCAACGACATCTGCGTCGAAGCGCGGATCGTCGCCATCGCCGATGACTTCATCACGCTGCGATCGCAACGCCCGCAGGAGCACCCGATGACGGCGCAGCAGGCGCTGCAAGCGATCCGTGACGGCGCCGGCCAGCTCTACGAGCCCGGCCTCGTCGATGCGTTCGTGGACGTGATCAACACCTACGGCGAAAAGGAGCCGCGCGCATCGAATAGCGGATCAGCGAGCGAAGCGGCGACTGCCGAAAGCGCGGCCGCCGCACAACGCGGCCAGCAGGCTCAGCAGTCCGACGCTGACGCATCCCGCGCGAAGCGCGAAGCGGCAGAGCCGGACGGCGATGAAACCGTCGCTCGCTCACACGCGGGCGCGTTCACAAGGCCGTCGGCGCGCCCGGCGCCGCCAGCGTACGGAATCGCTGACGGCCCACAGCGAACACTCGCCCCTACAGAGACGCCGCGCACCTCCGCCGGGCGTCGCACGCGCGCCATCGCCCGCACGAAGCTCACGCGCCGTTCGCTCTTCAGCACCGACGTCTACCTGCGCGGTGCTACGGGGCGCTGGCTGGATTGA
- a CDS encoding DnaD domain protein, producing MTFAGFPARPQSTAIPNVFLSDVLPRLADDAVSMGVVLYAFNLLARRKGYPRYLTTADFRAEPGVASFLLTAQAGDDAVERGLTRAVELGALLTLSVTVDGSDVALFFLNAPADRRGMEAIRSGAVALGPVVQPPPASMPRSSVFALYESLIGGISPLVADELAEAERRYPHEWLEAAFREAAAQNARSWRYVSRILERWAVEGPDYAKTGRDAPESDRYFSGKYGRILKQRLNP from the coding sequence GTGACCTTCGCCGGCTTCCCGGCCCGCCCGCAGTCCACGGCGATCCCGAACGTCTTCTTGAGCGACGTTCTGCCTCGCCTCGCCGACGACGCCGTTTCGATGGGCGTCGTGCTGTACGCCTTCAACCTGCTCGCGCGCAGAAAGGGATATCCGCGCTACCTCACGACGGCCGACTTCCGTGCCGAGCCCGGCGTGGCGTCGTTCTTGCTCACCGCGCAGGCCGGCGACGATGCGGTCGAGCGCGGGCTGACGCGCGCCGTCGAACTCGGCGCGCTGCTCACGTTGAGCGTCACGGTCGACGGCAGCGACGTCGCGCTGTTCTTCCTCAACGCGCCCGCCGACCGGCGCGGCATGGAGGCGATCCGCAGTGGCGCCGTCGCGCTCGGTCCGGTCGTGCAGCCGCCACCGGCATCGATGCCGCGGTCGAGCGTGTTCGCGCTGTACGAATCGCTGATCGGCGGCATCTCGCCGCTGGTCGCCGACGAATTGGCCGAAGCGGAACGTCGGTATCCCCACGAATGGCTGGAAGCCGCGTTCCGGGAGGCCGCGGCGCAGAACGCGCGCTCGTGGCGATACGTATCCCGCATCCTCGAACGCTGGGCAGTCGAAGGACCCGACTATGCGAAAACTGGAAGAGATGCTCCCGAAAGTGACCGCTACTTCTCCGGCAAGTACGGCCGCATCCTCAAGCAGCGTCTCAACCCCTGA
- a CDS encoding LCP family protein produces the protein MTTGETTVPQSTKGQRVLIGVALLLFAAASAYLALVIITRVDSIFSPFQQVTLPGAIQSVPLPGIDSKGESGNQDRVNILVVGLDKRVGDGDFPSRTDTVFIVTVDPKTNSTGILGIPRDLLVDIPGVGGGTYEDRINSVYVAGELNGYEQGGIKLLEEVVEDNFDIEIDKHVMVDFEGFEELIDALGGIDVDVPDRVFDPYYSETEKPGDYFPQDFDAGRHHMDGRTALAYARIRFSSDDFDRIQRQQRVIFATIDKAKSLNLLTDAPDLWSKYKDTIETDISDVLIPSYALLANRVKDNIHAVSLGPVTVPYTTRQGAAVLVGDDAGIEKIVDSLFRDKPGSAPVVVSTPVPVRVQIQNGAGIEGLAGDVMNFVATLGYSINDLSTDNVFDGETHISTEILDVDGTHQGPGYLLAKDLGLDPAVVRQASAAEQTALNGINADIIVILGTDFDFESVQSPETSATGG, from the coding sequence GTGACGACAGGCGAAACCACGGTCCCGCAGTCGACCAAAGGCCAACGAGTGCTCATCGGAGTCGCGTTGCTGCTGTTCGCTGCGGCTTCTGCGTACCTGGCGCTCGTGATCATCACGCGCGTCGATAGCATCTTCTCGCCGTTCCAGCAGGTGACGCTCCCTGGCGCGATTCAGAGCGTCCCGCTTCCCGGCATTGACTCCAAGGGTGAGAGCGGCAACCAGGACCGCGTCAACATCCTCGTCGTCGGGCTGGACAAGCGCGTCGGCGACGGTGACTTCCCGTCGCGGACGGACACGGTGTTCATCGTCACGGTCGATCCCAAGACGAACTCGACGGGCATTCTCGGCATCCCGCGCGACCTGCTCGTCGATATTCCCGGCGTCGGCGGCGGCACGTACGAGGACCGCATCAACAGCGTCTACGTCGCGGGCGAGTTGAACGGTTACGAGCAGGGAGGCATCAAGCTTCTCGAAGAAGTGGTAGAGGACAATTTCGACATCGAGATCGACAAGCACGTTATGGTGGACTTCGAGGGCTTCGAGGAGTTGATCGACGCGCTCGGCGGCATCGACGTGGACGTACCTGACCGTGTCTTCGATCCGTACTATTCGGAGACGGAGAAGCCTGGCGACTATTTTCCGCAAGACTTCGACGCGGGGCGCCACCACATGGACGGGCGGACGGCGCTTGCCTACGCGCGCATCCGCTTCAGCAGCGACGACTTTGACCGCATCCAGCGCCAGCAGCGCGTGATCTTCGCGACGATCGACAAAGCCAAGTCGCTCAACCTCCTGACCGATGCTCCCGACTTGTGGTCGAAGTACAAGGACACGATCGAGACGGACATCAGCGACGTGCTGATCCCGAGCTACGCCCTGCTGGCGAACCGCGTGAAGGACAACATCCACGCCGTGTCCCTCGGGCCGGTTACGGTACCGTATACGACGCGCCAGGGCGCCGCCGTGCTCGTAGGAGACGACGCGGGCATCGAGAAGATCGTCGACTCGCTGTTCAGGGACAAGCCAGGCAGCGCTCCCGTCGTCGTTTCGACGCCCGTCCCCGTGCGCGTGCAGATCCAGAACGGAGCCGGCATAGAAGGACTCGCCGGCGACGTGATGAATTTCGTCGCCACGCTGGGATACTCGATCAACGACCTCTCGACCGACAACGTCTTTGACGGCGAAACGCACATCTCCACGGAGATCCTCGACGTCGACGGCACGCACCAGGGGCCGGGCTACCTGCTCGCCAAGGACCTCGGCCTCGATCCGGCGGTGGTGCGGCAGGCGTCCGCCGCGGAGCAGACGGCGCTTAACGGCATCAACGCCGACATCATCGTAATCCTCGGTACGGACTTTGACTTCGAGAGCGTGCAGTCGCCGGAGACGTCCGCAACGGGCGGCTGA
- a CDS encoding SRPBCC family protein has translation MAIVRKEIDIDAAPDHVWAAVRDFGAVHERVAPGFLTGLQMDGDARIVTFANGMVAREVLIGIDDDDRRIAYRIADERMAHHSASVRIVANANGGSRFVWITDVLPHEAAEVVGAMMEQGAQAAKRTLERQPARPA, from the coding sequence ATGGCAATCGTCCGAAAAGAAATCGACATCGACGCAGCACCGGATCATGTCTGGGCGGCGGTCCGGGACTTCGGCGCCGTGCACGAGCGCGTCGCGCCGGGCTTTCTGACCGGACTCCAGATGGACGGTGACGCAAGGATCGTCACGTTCGCCAACGGCATGGTTGCGCGCGAGGTGCTGATCGGCATCGACGATGACGACCGCCGCATCGCCTACCGCATCGCCGACGAGCGGATGGCGCACCACAGCGCATCCGTGCGTATCGTGGCCAACGCGAACGGCGGCAGTCGCTTCGTCTGGATCACCGACGTCCTCCCGCACGAAGCGGCCGAGGTCGTCGGCGCGATGATGGAGCAGGGCGCGCAGGCGGCGAAGCGGACGCTGGAGCGCCAGCCCGCGCGCCCCGCGTAA
- a CDS encoding ABC-F family ATP-binding cassette domain-containing protein — MLYADAVSKSFGPVEVLEDVSFIVGDRERVGLVGANGAGKSTILKLVAGEDRPDRGRAGHRGGSLGYLRQEAALDPDRALLDEMWTAFPEARAIELRLHEIAGRIERGDAEIDALIDEQGRLFDEFEAMDGYRIEMRISKVLDGLGFATADRDKACGAFSGGWQMRIALAKILVRRPDHALLDEPTNHLDAAARGWLAEDLEKYPGTVLIVTHDAEFLDRVAQRILELREKSVESYTGNYTEYQRQKAEKLQLQDRAAARQEREIAKQERFIERFRAKSSKATLVQSREKALAKVERIERTRKDSEVNFTLSVHGRTERDVLLLDEIGHAYGDHVVLVDVNLHVERGQKIAFIGPNGSGKSTLLKIIAGTIAPTEGAVQWAERARPGYYDQHQDEALDGERSVIDEVRAVAPQEGDTRLRTVLGQFLFRGDDVFKPIKVLSGGERSRVALAKFLIQPTNVLLLDEPTNHLDRSTRRKLIEALEKYDGTIVCASHDPGILERVATRVYEIADGGCREVLERRKD; from the coding sequence ATGCTGTACGCAGACGCCGTTTCGAAGTCATTTGGCCCCGTGGAGGTCCTGGAGGACGTCTCGTTCATCGTGGGCGACCGCGAGCGGGTGGGCCTCGTCGGGGCGAACGGGGCGGGCAAGTCGACGATCCTCAAGCTCGTCGCGGGGGAGGACCGTCCCGATCGCGGCCGGGCGGGCCATCGTGGTGGCTCGCTGGGGTATCTGCGGCAGGAAGCGGCGCTCGACCCGGACCGCGCGTTGCTCGATGAGATGTGGACCGCCTTCCCGGAGGCGCGCGCGATCGAATTGCGGCTGCACGAGATCGCCGGCCGCATCGAGCGGGGCGACGCAGAGATCGACGCGCTGATCGACGAGCAGGGCCGGCTGTTCGACGAGTTCGAAGCGATGGACGGCTATCGCATCGAGATGCGGATCAGCAAAGTGCTCGACGGGCTGGGATTCGCGACCGCCGACCGCGACAAGGCATGCGGCGCATTCAGCGGCGGCTGGCAGATGCGCATCGCGCTGGCGAAGATCCTCGTGCGGCGCCCCGACCACGCGCTGCTCGACGAGCCGACGAACCACCTGGATGCGGCGGCGCGCGGGTGGTTGGCGGAGGACCTCGAGAAATACCCGGGGACCGTGCTGATCGTCACGCACGATGCGGAGTTCCTCGATCGCGTGGCGCAGCGCATCCTCGAGCTGCGGGAGAAGTCGGTCGAGAGCTACACGGGCAACTACACGGAGTACCAGCGTCAGAAGGCGGAGAAGTTGCAGTTGCAGGACCGCGCCGCTGCGCGGCAAGAGCGCGAGATCGCAAAGCAGGAGCGATTCATCGAGCGGTTCCGGGCGAAGTCATCGAAGGCGACGCTCGTGCAGAGCCGCGAGAAGGCGCTAGCGAAGGTCGAGCGCATCGAACGGACGCGCAAGGACTCGGAGGTCAACTTCACGCTCTCGGTACACGGCCGCACGGAGCGCGACGTGCTGCTGCTCGATGAGATCGGCCACGCGTACGGCGATCATGTCGTGCTCGTCGACGTGAACCTGCACGTCGAACGGGGGCAGAAGATCGCGTTCATCGGCCCGAACGGGAGCGGCAAGAGCACGCTGCTGAAGATCATCGCGGGCACGATCGCGCCGACGGAGGGCGCGGTGCAGTGGGCGGAGCGGGCGCGGCCCGGCTACTACGACCAGCACCAGGACGAGGCGCTCGACGGCGAGCGCAGCGTCATCGACGAGGTGCGGGCGGTCGCGCCGCAGGAGGGCGACACGCGGCTGCGGACGGTGCTGGGCCAGTTCCTCTTCCGCGGCGACGACGTCTTCAAGCCGATCAAGGTGCTTTCGGGCGGCGAACGCAGCCGCGTCGCGCTGGCGAAGTTCCTCATCCAGCCGACAAACGTGCTGCTGCTCGACGAACCGACAAACCACCTCGACCGCAGCACGCGCCGGAAACTGATCGAGGCGCTGGAGAAGTACGACGGCACGATCGTCTGCGCGAGCCACGATCCGGGCATCCTCGAGCGCGTCGCAACCCGCGTGTACGAGATCGCGGACGGCGGCTGTCGCGAGGTGCTCGAGCGGCGGAAGGACTGA